In one Prochlorococcus marinus XMU1404 genomic region, the following are encoded:
- a CDS encoding tetratricopeptide repeat protein → MITFKKVKVCFILFFVFVNIFYIYPSYSLSLREDLFKNALDLSSGGKFNLALEEWDRYLDSYPNDAAGLSNRGNVRLVIGDLEGSIDDQNKAISLNPREIDPYINRGIAEEALGQWSEARKDYMFVISQDSKNFSALYNLANVEGSTSQWEKARDLFSKAALYNPGFAMARSSMALADFQLGNIDDSEIELKKLIRRYPTFADARAALTALNWSKGESGKAESNWIAVTELDPRYSDEEWLIKVRRWPPKPTKYLMKFIDLK, encoded by the coding sequence ATGATAACTTTTAAAAAAGTTAAAGTTTGTTTTATATTGTTTTTTGTTTTTGTCAATATTTTTTATATTTACCCATCATATTCATTATCTTTGAGAGAGGATTTGTTTAAGAATGCATTAGATTTAAGCTCAGGCGGAAAATTTAATCTTGCTTTAGAAGAGTGGGATCGCTATCTTGATTCTTATCCTAATGATGCTGCAGGTTTGAGTAACAGAGGAAATGTAAGACTTGTAATAGGAGATTTAGAAGGATCAATAGATGACCAAAATAAGGCAATAAGTTTAAATCCTAGAGAAATAGATCCTTACATTAACAGAGGTATAGCGGAGGAAGCATTAGGGCAATGGTCGGAAGCGAGAAAAGATTATATGTTTGTTATTTCGCAGGATAGTAAGAATTTTTCTGCATTATATAATTTGGCTAATGTTGAGGGTTCCACATCACAATGGGAAAAAGCAAGAGATTTATTTTCAAAAGCTGCATTATATAATCCTGGATTTGCTATGGCTAGGTCAAGCATGGCTTTAGCAGATTTCCAGTTGGGGAATATTGATGACTCTGAAATAGAATTAAAAAAATTAATTAGACGTTATCCAACTTTCGCAGATGCTAGGGCAGCTTTAACAGCTTTGAATTGGTCGAAGGGTGAATCTGGTAAAGCAGAGAGTAATTGGATAGCGGTAACTGAATTAGATCCTAGGTATAGTGATGAGGAGTGGTTAATAA
- the ruvB gene encoding Holliday junction branch migration DNA helicase RuvB: protein MAIISSNIGDNNYPRIKKEIRLVDSKIIPEEKKSNNLNLARPETLQEFIGQDQLKSSLRIAIDASIYRKEPLEHILLYGQPGLGKTTLAFLIAHEMNTRCRITTAPAIERPRDIIGLLLGLHEGEVLFIDEIHRLNRLTEELLYSAMEDFRLDLTMGANRGTRCRTINLPKFTLIGATTKLASISAPLRDRFGISQKIEFYTYDELQQIIVNFSRLINLNLDDEASYNLAKISRGTPRIALRLLRRVRDYAQVVIKTNVISVNLIKKALNSYQIDEKGLDFLDRQYLSFIRNNNNPTGLDSIAAGLGDDSSMLEFVVEPYLIQIGFLMRTPRGRMLTDLGKKYIDSKHDNF, encoded by the coding sequence ATGGCAATAATTTCTTCCAATATAGGCGATAATAACTATCCTCGAATTAAAAAAGAAATTAGGCTAGTTGATTCAAAAATAATTCCAGAAGAAAAGAAAAGTAATAACCTGAATCTAGCTCGGCCTGAAACTTTACAAGAATTTATTGGTCAAGATCAACTTAAGTCTTCTTTGAGAATAGCTATAGATGCTTCAATTTATAGAAAAGAACCCTTAGAGCATATTCTTTTATACGGACAGCCTGGTCTAGGTAAGACCACTCTGGCTTTTTTGATAGCCCATGAAATGAATACAAGATGTAGAATAACTACTGCACCAGCAATTGAAAGACCAAGAGATATAATAGGTTTGCTGCTTGGATTACATGAAGGTGAAGTTTTATTTATTGATGAAATACATCGCTTAAATAGGTTAACTGAAGAGTTGTTATATTCTGCAATGGAAGATTTCAGATTAGATTTAACTATGGGAGCTAATAGAGGAACTCGTTGCAGAACAATTAATCTTCCCAAGTTTACTCTGATTGGTGCGACAACTAAATTAGCCTCAATTAGTGCGCCTCTAAGAGATAGATTTGGAATATCTCAGAAAATTGAATTTTATACATATGATGAATTACAACAAATAATTGTTAATTTCTCCCGATTGATAAACCTTAATTTAGATGATGAAGCATCTTATAATTTAGCAAAGATATCCCGAGGGACTCCAAGAATTGCTTTGAGATTGTTAAGAAGAGTTAGAGATTATGCTCAAGTCGTTATAAAAACCAATGTTATCTCAGTTAATTTAATAAAAAAAGCTTTAAATTCTTATCAAATAGACGAAAAGGGATTGGATTTTTTAGATAGACAATATTTATCTTTTATTAGGAATAATAATAATCCAACTGGTCTTGATTCAATTGCGGCTGGCTTGGGTGATGATTCCTCAATGTTAGAATTTGTAGTTGAGCCATATCTAATACAAATTGGTTTCCTCATGAGAACCCCTCGAGGAAGAATGCTTACTGATTTAGGCAAAAAGTACATTGATTCAAAACATGATAACTTTTAA
- the smpB gene encoding SsrA-binding protein SmpB encodes MAKNSNKSQQNTKKDNNYKRLAENRYAKFQYAISETIEAGIELLGTEVKSIRNGKANLRDGYCSFRDGEILLLNVHISPHKNVGSFFNHDPLRNRKLLLHKKEIIKLKSNTEKKGMTIVPLSLYLKGSWIKLTIGVGKGKKIHDKRQDEKQKTIKKEINSALKR; translated from the coding sequence ATGGCAAAAAATTCAAACAAAAGTCAACAAAATACTAAAAAAGATAATAATTATAAACGTCTAGCTGAAAATAGATATGCTAAATTTCAATATGCAATATCTGAAACAATTGAAGCTGGAATTGAACTTTTAGGAACTGAAGTAAAGTCTATTAGAAACGGAAAAGCAAATTTAAGAGATGGTTACTGTTCATTCAGAGATGGTGAGATTTTATTATTAAATGTCCACATTTCACCACATAAGAATGTAGGTTCTTTTTTTAATCATGATCCATTACGAAATAGAAAGTTGCTACTTCATAAAAAAGAAATAATCAAACTTAAATCCAATACTGAAAAAAAAGGAATGACTATTGTTCCACTATCACTATATTTAAAAGGGTCATGGATCAAACTAACTATTGGAGTCGGTAAAGGGAAAAAAATACATGATAAAAGACAAGATGAAAAACAAAAGACTATCAAAAAAGAAATCAACTCTGCACTAAAAAGGTAA
- the rpaB gene encoding response regulator transcription factor RpaB, with translation MSKARILVVDDEPAVLKVLVTRLQLAGYQVYSATNGEEAIESFHRDSPDLIVLDVMLPKMDGFAVCRRIRAESVVPIIFLTALEAISERVAGLDLGADDYLSKPFSPKELEARIATILRRMGPAVTVTETKETPSGKGVMKFGSLVVDTNRRQVSRAGERISLTYTEFSLLELLFDEPGKVVPRAEILEQLWGYPPRRAADLRVVDVYVARLRGKLEPDPRNPELILTVRGIGYASQRIGETATSLAS, from the coding sequence ATGTCAAAAGCAAGAATTTTAGTTGTTGATGATGAACCAGCAGTTTTGAAGGTATTAGTTACAAGACTTCAATTAGCAGGATATCAAGTTTATTCAGCTACTAACGGCGAAGAAGCTATTGAGTCTTTCCATAGAGATTCACCTGATTTAATAGTTCTTGATGTTATGTTGCCCAAAATGGATGGATTTGCAGTATGTCGAAGAATTAGAGCTGAATCAGTAGTCCCAATTATATTTTTGACTGCATTAGAAGCAATTTCAGAGAGAGTCGCAGGTTTAGATTTAGGAGCTGATGATTATTTATCAAAACCATTTAGTCCAAAAGAGTTGGAGGCCAGAATTGCTACTATTCTGAGACGAATGGGTCCTGCCGTAACTGTTACTGAAACGAAAGAAACCCCATCTGGCAAGGGTGTTATGAAATTTGGAAGTTTAGTTGTTGATACTAATAGAAGACAAGTTTCTAGGGCAGGAGAAAGAATTAGTCTAACTTATACCGAATTTAGTCTTTTAGAATTATTATTTGATGAACCGGGAAAAGTTGTGCCACGAGCAGAAATTTTAGAACAGTTGTGGGGTTATCCTCCTAGGAGAGCCGCAGATCTAAGAGTTGTAGATGTATACGTAGCGAGACTAAGGGGTAAATTGGAACCTGACCCTAGGAATCCAGAATTAATATTGACTGTTAGAGGGATCGGTTATGCATCTCAGAGAATTGGCGAAACAGCAACATCTTTGGCAAGTTAA
- the mreC gene encoding rod shape-determining protein MreC, protein MLDIRRISTNRWWHKKKNWILFVISLFLICVRISKGALYKDFYYFISKPFWPGQFQKEVILKSKEKESLMKLNLLEKDNLRLRQILNLQESANSNTISAAVISRKTGSWWRQIILNKGSKDGVEIGSIVLGPGGLVGRVGSTSFFTSTVKLLTSPESKVGVWVDRIQINGLLIGSGDNYPNLILYSKDADIKVGDFVSSSPASTLLPPNIPIGIVQSVNEPFKAKKRAKILLLAKPNVIDWVQILKAKT, encoded by the coding sequence ATGTTAGATATCCGACGAATTTCTACTAATCGTTGGTGGCATAAAAAGAAAAATTGGATTTTATTCGTGATTTCTTTATTTTTGATTTGTGTCAGGATTTCAAAAGGTGCTCTTTATAAGGATTTTTATTATTTTATTTCAAAGCCTTTTTGGCCAGGCCAATTTCAAAAAGAAGTTATTCTGAAGAGCAAAGAAAAAGAATCTCTAATGAAATTAAATCTTCTTGAAAAAGATAATTTAAGATTGAGGCAAATTCTAAATCTTCAAGAATCAGCTAATAGTAATACTATTTCAGCTGCAGTCATTTCTAGAAAAACAGGAAGTTGGTGGAGACAGATTATATTGAATAAAGGTTCAAAAGATGGGGTTGAAATTGGAAGTATTGTTTTGGGACCGGGTGGATTAGTTGGAAGAGTAGGAAGTACTTCTTTTTTTACTTCGACGGTAAAATTATTAACCTCTCCAGAAAGTAAAGTTGGAGTATGGGTAGATAGAATTCAAATTAATGGACTACTTATTGGTTCTGGAGATAATTATCCTAATTTAATATTGTATTCAAAAGATGCTGATATAAAAGTTGGAGATTTTGTGTCATCTTCTCCTGCTAGTACTTTATTACCCCCAAATATCCCTATTGGTATTGTCCAATCTGTAAACGAGCCATTTAAAGCAAAAAAAAGGGCAAAAATATTACTTTTGGCAAAACCTAATGTAATTGATTGGGTGCAAATTTTAAAAGCAAAAACTTAA
- a CDS encoding rod shape-determining protein: MIFNRFKFSRDIGIDLGTANTLIHVSGKGVVLQEPSVVAMDLEEGVPLAVGKEAKLMLGRTPGNIRAVRPLRDGVIADFDAAEQMIKTFIQKCNEGKGLLAPRIVIGIPSGVTSVERRAVREAGLAGAREVHLIDEPVAAAIGASLPVTEPIGTMIVDIGGGTTEVAVLSLGGTVLSESVRIAGDEINESIALYLKKVHNLVVGERTSEDIKIKIGSAFPDDDFDKTSLEVRGLHLLSGLPRSVTLTSGEIREAMADPLSKIVEAVKRTLERTPPELAADIVDRGIMLAGGGALVRGINDLVSDETGIFTHIAENPLLCVVNGCGEVLDDFKKLKRVVDTPDFIRNAIRD, from the coding sequence GTGATTTTCAACAGATTTAAATTTTCAAGAGACATTGGTATAGATTTGGGAACTGCCAATACTCTTATACATGTATCAGGGAAAGGGGTTGTTTTACAAGAGCCCTCAGTGGTGGCAATGGATTTAGAAGAAGGGGTACCATTAGCAGTTGGTAAAGAAGCTAAGTTAATGTTAGGAAGAACTCCAGGTAACATAAGAGCTGTGAGACCCTTAAGAGATGGGGTCATAGCAGATTTTGATGCGGCAGAGCAAATGATAAAGACATTTATTCAAAAATGTAATGAAGGTAAGGGCTTATTAGCCCCTAGAATAGTAATTGGTATTCCAAGCGGAGTTACTAGTGTTGAGCGAAGAGCAGTCAGAGAAGCTGGATTAGCCGGAGCTCGAGAAGTTCACTTAATTGATGAACCTGTGGCAGCGGCAATAGGAGCATCATTACCAGTAACTGAACCAATTGGCACTATGATTGTTGATATTGGTGGTGGCACTACGGAGGTTGCAGTATTAAGTCTAGGTGGAACTGTATTAAGTGAATCAGTTCGAATTGCTGGTGATGAAATCAATGAATCAATTGCTCTTTATCTTAAAAAAGTTCATAATTTAGTCGTTGGAGAAAGAACTTCAGAAGATATTAAAATCAAAATTGGGTCTGCATTTCCAGATGATGATTTTGATAAAACCTCTCTAGAGGTTAGGGGTTTACATCTTTTATCTGGTTTACCAAGGTCAGTAACATTGACTTCTGGAGAAATTAGAGAAGCTATGGCTGATCCTCTCAGTAAAATAGTTGAAGCTGTAAAAAGAACTTTAGAGCGAACTCCTCCAGAACTAGCCGCAGATATTGTTGATAGGGGTATTATGCTTGCAGGAGGAGGAGCTTTAGTAAGAGGCATTAATGACTTAGTGAGCGATGAAACGGGAATATTTACTCACATTGCAGAAAACCCACTATTGTGCGTAGTTAATGGTTGTGGAGAAGTTTTGGATGATTTTAAAAAGCTTAAAAGAGTTGTTGATACTCCAGACTTTATAAGGAACGCAATAAGAGATTGA
- a CDS encoding single-stranded DNA-binding protein, translating to MEINTINLVGRAGREPDVRYFESGSIVANFTLAVNRRSRDEEPDWFNLEIWGKQAQIAADYVKKGSLIGITGSFKIDSWKDKNTGEDRYKPVIRVDRLNLLSSRKESENNQYTNNNNSSEIPF from the coding sequence ATGGAAATTAACACTATTAACTTAGTTGGTAGAGCTGGTAGAGAACCAGATGTCAGATATTTTGAATCTGGTAGCATCGTAGCGAATTTTACTTTGGCAGTTAACCGAAGAAGCAGAGATGAAGAGCCGGACTGGTTTAATTTAGAAATTTGGGGAAAACAAGCTCAAATAGCAGCTGATTACGTTAAAAAAGGATCTTTAATTGGAATTACAGGAAGCTTTAAAATTGATAGTTGGAAAGACAAAAATACAGGTGAAGACAGATATAAACCAGTAATTAGAGTAGATAGATTAAATTTGCTAAGCTCTCGAAAAGAGTCTGAAAATAATCAATATACTAACAACAATAACTCTAGTGAAATTCCTTTTTAA
- a CDS encoding DedA family protein produces MSIIFASFITSIPEYINLAVEKNSTIAYLTICLAMLLENIIPPIPSEIIMPLGGFFVYQQKLNFYILVFWGLLGTILGSLPWYYLGRLVNEKRLSNFLDKKGKYLGISSNDLLKSKKWFERYGISLVFWGRLIPGVRTLISIPAGIELMPLKKFLIWTSLGSLIWVALLSYAGYLFGENYQIIETYVDQIKYFVKPVLIFIFLYFFIKLIIRFIKKIRS; encoded by the coding sequence TTGAGTATAATTTTTGCAAGTTTTATTACTTCAATTCCTGAATATATCAATTTAGCCGTTGAAAAGAATTCAACGATTGCGTATCTAACTATTTGTTTGGCTATGCTTTTAGAAAATATAATTCCCCCAATTCCTTCTGAGATAATTATGCCATTAGGAGGATTTTTTGTTTATCAACAAAAATTAAATTTCTATATTTTAGTTTTTTGGGGGTTATTAGGAACGATTTTAGGTTCATTACCTTGGTATTATTTAGGCAGATTAGTAAATGAAAAAAGACTTTCAAACTTTCTAGATAAAAAAGGAAAATACTTAGGAATTTCTTCTAATGATTTATTAAAAAGTAAAAAATGGTTTGAGAGATACGGCATATCTTTAGTGTTTTGGGGCCGATTAATCCCTGGTGTCAGAACATTAATTTCCATTCCTGCTGGTATAGAATTAATGCCATTAAAAAAATTTCTTATTTGGACTTCATTAGGTAGTTTAATATGGGTTGCATTGCTTTCATACGCAGGTTATTTATTTGGTGAAAATTATCAAATCATTGAAACTTATGTAGATCAAATTAAATATTTTGTGAAGCCAGTTTTAATTTTTATTTTTTTATATTTTTTTATAAAACTAATTATTAGATTTATAAAAAAAATTAGATCTTAA
- the ahcY gene encoding adenosylhomocysteinase, translating to MIIANSIKTSIPNFVIADISLSDFGRKEIKIAETEMPGLMALRDKYKSEKPLQGAKIAGSLHMTIQTAVLIETLVDLGAEVKWASCNIFSTQDHAAAAIADKGIPVYAKKGETLDEYWQYTHYILDWGSDSPNMILDDGGDATGLLILGSKAEKDLTVLNNPSNEEEIALFKSIKSKLQVDSSFYSRIKKNIIGVTEETTTGVARLYQLQKQNALPFPAINVNDSVTKSKFDNLYGCRESLVDSIKRATDVMIAGKVALVIGFGDVGKGSAQSLRGLGAIVKVAEVDPICALQAAMEGYSVVTLDDVVEDIDIFVTATGNYQVITHENLVKMKDEAIVCNIGHFDNEIDVASLKNYPWENIKPQVDHITLPSGNKIILLAEGRLVNLGCATGHPSFVMSNSFTNQVLAQIELFNKSEQYAKEVYVLPKHLDEMVARLHLDKIGAKLTKLTKEQADYINVSVEGPYKPELYRY from the coding sequence ATGATTATCGCGAATTCAATTAAAACATCGATCCCAAACTTCGTAATTGCTGACATCTCGTTATCTGATTTTGGGCGAAAAGAAATAAAAATTGCTGAAACAGAAATGCCAGGATTAATGGCACTTAGAGATAAATATAAATCTGAAAAGCCTCTTCAAGGTGCAAAAATAGCTGGAAGTCTTCATATGACAATACAGACTGCGGTATTAATAGAAACACTTGTTGATCTTGGTGCAGAAGTCAAATGGGCTTCATGCAATATTTTTTCTACCCAAGATCATGCAGCTGCAGCTATTGCAGATAAAGGTATTCCTGTATACGCGAAAAAGGGTGAGACTCTCGATGAATATTGGCAATACACCCATTATATTCTTGATTGGGGTTCAGATTCTCCGAATATGATTCTTGATGATGGAGGAGATGCAACTGGTTTATTGATACTTGGTAGCAAGGCAGAAAAAGATTTGACTGTTTTGAATAATCCTTCTAATGAAGAAGAAATTGCTTTATTCAAATCTATAAAATCTAAGTTACAAGTTGATAGTAGCTTTTACTCTAGAATTAAGAAAAATATTATTGGTGTCACTGAAGAAACCACTACTGGAGTTGCGAGACTTTATCAGCTTCAAAAGCAAAATGCTTTGCCTTTTCCAGCTATTAATGTTAATGATTCAGTAACTAAGAGTAAATTTGATAATCTATACGGATGTAGAGAATCATTAGTTGATAGCATTAAGCGGGCAACTGATGTGATGATTGCTGGCAAAGTAGCATTGGTAATTGGTTTTGGTGATGTCGGCAAAGGTTCAGCACAGTCGCTAAGAGGACTTGGTGCAATAGTTAAAGTTGCTGAAGTTGATCCAATTTGCGCTCTTCAAGCTGCAATGGAAGGTTATAGCGTTGTTACCTTAGATGATGTTGTTGAAGATATAGATATATTTGTTACAGCTACTGGTAATTATCAAGTAATAACACATGAAAATCTCGTTAAAATGAAGGATGAAGCCATAGTTTGTAATATTGGTCATTTCGATAATGAAATTGATGTAGCTTCATTAAAAAATTACCCATGGGAAAATATTAAACCTCAGGTTGACCATATAACCTTACCAAGTGGAAACAAAATCATTCTTTTAGCCGAAGGTAGATTGGTTAACTTGGGCTGTGCCACTGGACATCCTAGTTTTGTTATGAGTAATTCTTTTACAAATCAAGTATTAGCTCAAATTGAACTTTTCAATAAGTCAGAGCAATATGCTAAAGAAGTTTATGTGCTACCAAAACATTTAGATGAAATGGTAGCTAGATTACATCTTGATAAAATTGGTGCAAAACTAACCAAATTAACTAAAGAACAGGCAGACTACATTAATGTATCTGTTGAGGGACCTTATAAACCAGAACTTTATAGATATTAG
- the tsaE gene encoding tRNA (adenosine(37)-N6)-threonylcarbamoyltransferase complex ATPase subunit type 1 TsaE, with translation MFVENLIETLNLGEKLSRKLNPQSIVLLQGPIGAGKTSFVQGIAKGLSISEDITSPTFALSHHYNSGKIPLIHLDLYRLENSSSAKEIFFSEEEEALQSKAILVIEWPELIEPLIENFWKVEISYAKNCGRHYEIRDPKNLLTFS, from the coding sequence GTGTTTGTTGAGAATTTAATAGAGACTTTAAATTTAGGTGAAAAGCTCTCACGAAAATTAAACCCACAATCAATTGTGTTACTGCAAGGTCCCATTGGGGCAGGAAAAACTTCATTTGTGCAAGGCATTGCCAAAGGATTATCAATCTCTGAGGATATTACAAGCCCTACATTTGCTTTATCTCATCACTATAATTCTGGAAAAATCCCTCTAATTCACCTTGATTTATACAGGTTAGAAAATAGTTCTTCAGCAAAAGAAATTTTTTTTTCAGAAGAAGAAGAAGCATTACAAAGCAAAGCTATTTTAGTTATTGAATGGCCAGAATTAATAGAACCACTTATTGAAAATTTCTGGAAAGTAGAAATTAGTTACGCAAAAAATTGTGGAAGGCACTACGAGATTAGGGATCCTAAAAATTTATTAACCTTTTCATAA
- a CDS encoding carbohydrate kinase family protein, with protein sequence MKKTKVVCIGEALIDRIRNDCNLGFTDFLGGAPANVACALRKLKIDSMFIGRLGSDNFGKNFITQFNQLEVNLDFLQLDNDLSTRVVNVDRDRSGDRYFSGFEGSPNSCFADEAFSKKLIEKQLLNLEKFFLETQYLVTGTNLLTSPISKETIYFLLEKAKNFGIKIIIDLNWREVFWDYSHFSSEISGTARVNLIKKFLNHAHVLKLAKEEATLFFDNEDPLLISQQMSKKPDVIITDGKKPVAWYINGFKGTTQTPNSKKIVDTTGAGDAFLAGLISKLISSGYPSNEIEIEDCVKFACACGLLTCLGEGAIEQQPDYEKVNKFLGSLIS encoded by the coding sequence ATGAAAAAGACCAAGGTCGTATGTATTGGAGAGGCTTTAATAGATAGGATTAGAAATGATTGTAATCTAGGATTTACAGATTTTTTGGGTGGCGCACCAGCCAATGTTGCTTGTGCATTAAGAAAATTGAAAATAGATTCAATGTTTATTGGACGTTTAGGAAGTGATAATTTCGGAAAAAATTTTATTACGCAATTTAATCAATTGGAGGTTAATTTAGATTTCTTGCAATTAGATAATGATTTATCTACTCGTGTGGTTAATGTAGACAGAGATCGATCTGGAGATCGTTATTTTTCGGGATTTGAGGGAAGCCCTAATTCATGCTTTGCTGACGAAGCTTTTAGTAAGAAATTAATTGAAAAACAACTTCTCAATTTAGAGAAATTTTTCTTAGAAACACAATATTTAGTTACAGGAACTAATTTGTTAACATCTCCAATATCTAAAGAGACTATTTATTTTCTTCTAGAAAAGGCCAAGAATTTTGGAATCAAAATAATTATTGATTTGAACTGGAGAGAGGTTTTTTGGGATTATTCACATTTTTCATCAGAAATTAGTGGAACTGCGAGAGTAAATTTAATTAAAAAATTTTTAAATCATGCTCATGTTTTAAAACTTGCAAAGGAGGAAGCGACCTTGTTTTTTGATAATGAAGATCCGTTGCTTATATCTCAACAAATGTCTAAAAAACCTGATGTAATAATAACTGATGGGAAAAAACCTGTTGCATGGTATATCAATGGATTTAAGGGAACCACCCAAACTCCTAATTCAAAAAAAATAGTCGATACTACTGGTGCAGGTGATGCTTTTCTAGCTGGCTTAATTTCAAAATTAATTTCATCTGGTTACCCCTCAAATGAAATAGAGATAGAAGATTGCGTTAAGTTTGCATGTGCTTGTGGACTATTGACTTGTCTTGGTGAAGGTGCAATTGAGCAACAGCCAGATTATGAAAAGGTTAATAAATTTTTAGGATCCCTAATCTCGTAG
- a CDS encoding alpha/beta fold hydrolase, with protein sequence MSFNKSRTWKWKNWDISWSLSKNSTFENNTNILLVHGFGASKNHWRHNQDFLGNVSNCYAIDLLGFGESSQPSASLNYEPYKKNCIKYSFDLWSNQISTFCSEVIKSPVYVVGNSIGGVIALKTAEILRDNCKGAILIDCAQRTMDDKRLKKSDILMNLIRPLLKTFVRQRIISNTLFTRAANPQVIKKILAQAYPSGKNIDEELIEILYRPSTRKNSKEAFRGFINLFDDYLATDLFSKIDIPIQLIWGEKDPWESLNEAKEWKKRFNNIKRLDIIQGAGHCPHDEEPEETNKLICEFIQETK encoded by the coding sequence GTGTCTTTTAATAAATCTAGAACCTGGAAATGGAAAAATTGGGATATTTCTTGGTCTTTATCAAAAAATTCTACTTTCGAAAATAATACAAATATTTTGCTAGTACATGGATTTGGAGCGTCAAAAAATCATTGGAGACATAATCAAGATTTTCTTGGCAATGTTTCTAATTGCTACGCAATTGACTTACTAGGATTCGGAGAAAGCAGTCAGCCTAGCGCTTCGTTAAATTATGAACCCTATAAAAAAAATTGCATTAAATATTCATTTGACTTGTGGAGTAATCAAATATCGACATTTTGTTCAGAAGTAATAAAATCTCCTGTTTACGTAGTGGGTAATTCAATTGGTGGTGTAATTGCATTGAAAACTGCTGAAATTCTCAGAGATAATTGTAAAGGAGCTATTTTAATTGATTGTGCCCAAAGAACTATGGATGATAAACGCTTAAAAAAAAGTGATATTTTAATGAATTTAATAAGGCCTTTATTAAAAACCTTTGTAAGGCAAAGAATAATTAGCAATACACTTTTTACAAGAGCTGCTAATCCACAAGTTATAAAAAAAATACTCGCACAAGCATACCCCTCAGGCAAAAATATAGATGAAGAATTAATTGAAATTCTATATCGACCCTCTACTAGGAAAAACTCTAAAGAGGCATTTCGTGGCTTTATTAATTTATTTGATGATTATCTTGCTACAGATCTTTTCAGTAAGATTGATATCCCCATCCAATTAATTTGGGGAGAAAAAGATCCTTGGGAATCTTTAAATGAAGCCAAAGAGTGGAAGAAAAGATTCAATAACATCAAAAGACTAGATATTATTCAAGGTGCTGGTCACTGTCCTCATGATGAAGAACCTGAAGAAACCAATAAGTTAATATGTGAATTTATTCAGGAAACAAAATAA